In the genome of Sander vitreus isolate 19-12246 chromosome 13, sanVit1, whole genome shotgun sequence, one region contains:
- the srrt gene encoding serrate RNA effector molecule homolog isoform X4: MGDSDDEYDRRRRDKFRRERSDYDRSREREDRRRDDWNDREWDRGRERRNRGEYRDYDRGRRERFTPPRHDMSPQQKRMRRDWDDHGGDPYRGGYDLGYGGGGGPSYGPPQHWGHPDLHLMQPHHGIPIQARLGNIHDMDLGPPPPIMKSFKEFLLSLDDSVDETEAVKRYNEYKIDFRRQQMQDFFLAHKDEEWFRSKYHPDEASRLKAEAQSSLHNRLNVFMFLMENSWFDNVSLDIEHTPAIIKVLDAAVIKMEGGTDHDLRILDLSSEEEEEREKLASVSGGAEPPKREDLKTLDGDCKPSVEKDKNEKEESDSAGTERAAATEGQDVNEESEKEAVIEEMPEPKKPRRKRKRSGDSDDEASASESDSDSDSDSNSNCSDKPVKKEEEEDKEEEEEEEGEEDKPKETAEEDNNKEEKKPKDDSPRPRPLHRTCSLFMRSIAPTISKAEIIALCRRYPGFLRVCLSDPHPERRFFRRCWVTFDRSVNIKEVCWNLQNIRLRDCELAPGVNRDLARRVRNVNGLTQHKQVLRNDIKLAAKLIHALDEKGDLWSIKSQEERHRESTELPAQNPILKNITDYLIEEVSAEEEELLGSGSGMDSEESTKEGNPAETTVERDDKLAKVLDRLVLYLRIVHSIDYYNTCEYPSEDEMPNRCGMIHVRGPIPPNRITHGEVQQWQKMMEEKLSPLLSLKEILSEDEAGKMGRKDPVEEVEKFVNANTQELGKDKWLCPLSGKKFKGPEFVRKHILNKHGDKIEEVKKEVVFFNNFLMDAKRPSLPEMKLPPLPGPGEGLLSPSMPFPPQGPQGPMGFGQPRPPLMGYGGGPPYPPNQYGGGRGNYDNFRGQGGYLGKPRNLR, encoded by the exons ATgggagacagtgatgatgagtATGATCGCAGGAGAAGGGACAAATTCAGACGGGAGAGAAGTGACTATGACCgttcaagagagagagaagaccgACGCAGAGATGACTGGAACGACAG AGAGTGGGACAGGGGCAGGGAACGACGTAATCGCGGAGAGTACCGGGATTACGACAGAGGCCGTAGGGAGAGATTCACTCCGCCCAGACACGACATGAGTCCCCAGCAGAAACGCATGAGAAGAGACTG GGATGACCACGGTGGAGATCCTTACCGTGGGGGGTATGACTTGGGTtatggtggtggaggagggcCCAGCTATGGCCCACCACAGCATTGGGGCCATCCTGACTTGCACCTCATGCAGCCTCATCATGGCATCCCCATTCAGGCGAG GCTTGGTAACATCCATGACATGGATTTGGGTCCACCCCCTCCCATAATGAAGAGCTTTAAGGAGTTCCTGCTGTCCTTGGATGATTCTGTGGATGAAACTGAGGCGGTCAAACGCTACAATGAGTACAAGATTGACTTCCGCAGGCAGCAGATGCAGGACTTCTTTTTGGCTCATAAAGATGAAGAGTG GTTCAGGTCCAAGTATCACCCAGATGAAGCCAGCCGACTTAAGGCGGAGGCCCAGAGTTCCCTGCACAACCGTCTGAATGTCTTCATGTTCCTGATGGAGAACAGCTGGTTTGATAATGTCTCCCTGGACATTGAACACACCCCAGCCATCATCAAGGTTCTGGATGCAG CTGTGATAAAGATGGAAGGAGGGACTGATCATGACCTTCGCATCTTGGACCTGTCatctgaagaggaggaagaacgGGAGAAGTTGGCATCTGTTTCAGGGGGCGCCGAACCTCCCAAGAGGGAAGACCTTAAAACCTTGGACGGTGACTGCAAACCTTCAgtagagaaagacaaaaatgaGAAG GAGGAGAGCGACTCTGCCGGCACAGAAAGAGCTGCTGCAACAGAAGGGCAGGATGTGAATGAGGAGTCAGAGAAAGAAGCTGTCATAGAAGAAATGCCTGAACCCAAGAAA CCGAGAAGAAAGAGGAAGCGCAGCGGAGACAGCGACGATGAAGCCAGCGCCTCAGAGAGTGACTCTGACTCGGATTCAGACTCAAATTCCAACTGCTCTGATAAACCTGtgaagaaggaagaggaggaagacaaggaagaggaagaggaagaggagggggaag AAGATAAACCAAAGGAGACTGCTGAAGAGGACaacaacaaagaagaaaagaaacccAAAGATGACTCTCCCAGGCCGCGGCCTCTCCACAGAACCTGCTCTCTGTTCATGAGAAGCATCGCTCCCACCATTTCCAAGGCTGAGATTATTGCT ctTTGCCGGCGATACCCTGGCTTTCTGCGTGTTTGCttgtctgaccctcatccagagcGCAG GTTTTTCAGGCGTTGCTGGGTAACGTTTGACCGTAGCGTCAACATCAAAGAGGTTTGCTGGAACCTTCAGAATATTCGA CTGCGAGACTGTGAACTCGCACCAGGCGTGAACCGGGACCTGGCCCGGAGGGTGCGTAATGTTAATGGCCTCACTCAGCACAAGCAGGTGCTCCGCAACGACATCAAGCTGGCTGCCAAGCTCATTCATGCCTTGGACGAGAAAGGAGACCTGTGGAGCATCAAGTCCCAGGAAGAGAGGCACAGAGAGAGCACAGAG TTGCCAGCTCAGAACCCCATCTTGAAGAACATCACAGATTATCTGATAGAGGAGGTgagtgctgaggaggaggagctccTGGGCTCCGGGAGTGGGATGGATTCAGAGGAGAGCACCAAGGAGGGAAACCCTGCAGAGACGACTGTGGAGAGGGATGACAAACTAGCCAAG GTTTTGGATCGTCTGGTCTTGTATCTGCGTATTGTGCATTCAATTGACTACTACAACACCTGTGAATACCCCAGTGAGGATGAAATGCCCAATCGCTGTGGCATGATCCATGTACGTGGACCCATCCCTCCTAACCGCATCACACATGGTGAAG TGCAACAATGGCAGAAGATGATGGAAGAGAAGCTGAGTCCTCTGTTGAGTTTAAAAGAAATCCTGTCGGAGGATGAGGCAGGGAAGATGGGCCGCAAGGATCCTGTGGAAGAGGTGGAGAAGTTTGTGAATGCCAACACTCAAGAGCTGGGCAAGGACAAATGGCTCTGCCCACTAAGTGGCAAGAAATTCAAG GGCCCAGAGTTTGTACGTAAGCACATCCTGAACAAACATGGGGACAAAATTGAAGAAGTGAAAAAGGAAGTGGTGTTCTTTAACAATTTCCTGATGGATGCCAAGAGACCGTCGCTGCCAGAGATGAAACTTCCTCCTCTTCCAGGCCCAGGTGAAG GTTTGCTTTCTCCCAGCATGCCATTTCCTCCTCAAGGTCCTCAAGGTCCAATGGGCTTTGGACAGCCTCGTCCACCACTGATGGGCTATGGTG GTGGACCTCCTTACCCCCCCAACCAATACGGAGGAGGCAGAGGCAACTATGACAACTTCCGCGGACAAGGTGGCTACCTGGGGAAGCCACGCAACCTCAGGTGA